aaactcagtgcctccttgcttgacatcatgggaaaatcaaaagaaatcagccaagacctcagaaagaaaattgtagacctccacaagtctggttcatccttgggagcaatttccaaacgcctgcaggtaccacgttcatctgtacaaacaatagtacgcaagtataaacaccatgggaccacgcagccgtcataccgctcaggaacgagacaagttctgtctcctagagatgaacgtactttggtgcgaaaagtgcaaatcaatcccagaacaacagcaacggaccttgtgaagatgctggaggaaacaagtacaaaagtatctatatccacagtaaaatgagtcctatatcgacataacctgaaaggctgttcagcaaggaagaagccactgctccaaaacctccataaaaaagccagactacggtttgcaactgcacatggggacaaagatcgtactttttggagaaatgtcctctggtctgattaaacaaaaatagaactgtttggcaataatgaccatcattatttttggaggaaaaataTGGATGCTTGCaaggcgaagaacaccatcccaactgtgaagcacgggggtggcagcatcatgttgtgggggtgctttgctgcaggagggactggtgcacttcacaaaatagatggcatcatgagggaggaaaattatgtggatatattgaagcaacatctcaagacatcagtcaggaagttaaagcttggtcgcaaatggctcttccaaatggacaatgaccccaggcatacttcaaagtggtggcaaaatggcttaaggacaacaaagtcaaggtattggagttgccatcacaaagccctgacctcaagcctatagaaaatttgtgggcagaactgaagaagtgtgtgcgaacaaggaggcctacaaaaatGACtaagttgcaccagctctgtcaggaggaatgggccaaaattcacccaacttattgtgggaagcttgtggaaggctacccaaaacatttgaccaaagttaaacaatttaaaggcaatgctaccaaatactaattgagtgtatgtaaacttctgacccactgggaatgtgatgaaagaaataaaagctaaaataaataattctctctactattattctgacacttcacattcttaaaatgaagtggtgatcttaactgacctaagacagggaatttttactaggattaaatgtcaggaattgtgaaaaactgagtttaaatgtatttggctaaggtttatgtaaacttccgacttcaactgtatatttacactgagtgtacaaagcattaagaacagcttcttaatattgagttgcaccccctattattttgctctcagaacagcctcaattcgtctggaatagactttacaaggtgtcgacagcattccacagggatgttggcccatgttgactccaatgcttcccacagttgtgtcaagttggctgcatgtcctttgggtggtggtggaccattcttgatacacacaggaaactgttgagcatgaaaaacccagcagcgttacagctcttgacacaaaccggtgcgcctggcacctattaccataccccgttcaaaggcacttaaatattttgtcttgcccattcaccctctgaatggcacacatacacaatccatgtctcaattgtctcaaggcttaaaaatccttctttaacctgtctcctccccttcatctacactgattgaagtggatttaacaagtgacatcaataagggatcatagcttatTTTCGAATGGGGTAATGATGCATAGGGGGGCATAAGAGGACAGGGAGGGTAGATGTTTTAAATTACTTTTTGGCAAGAATGACTCACGAAGAGGATATTAGTCATTGGTGTTCAACCGGTGTGCCTTGAGGAACTCTCAGGTGTGTGAAAATCATTAGCAAAGGAAAGTCTGATTAGGATTTATttctaaatatatggctctgggcTTAGCTATGCCACAGCCTCTGGTACTGTATGGCTCTGGGATTAGCTATACCACAGACTCTGGTACTGTATGGCTCTGGGCTTAGCTGTACCACAGACTCTGGTACTGTATGGCTCTGGGCTTAGGTATGCCACAGCCTCTGGTACTGTATGGCTCTGGGCTTAGCTATACCACAGCCTCTGGTACTGTATAGCTCTGGGCTTAACTATGCCACAGCCTCTGGTACTGTATGGCTCTGGGCTTAGCTATACCACAGCCTCTGGTACTGTATGGCTCTGGgcttagctataccacagactCTGGTACTGTATGGCTCTGGTACTGTATGGCTCTGGTACTGTATGGCTCTGGGCTTAGCTATACCACAGCCTCTGGTACTGTATGGCTCTGGGCTTAGCTGTACcacagactggtactgtatggctCTGGTCTTAGCTATACCACAGCCTCTGGTACTGTATGGCTCTGGGCTTAGCTATACCACAGCGTCTGGTACTGTATGGCTCTGGgcttagctataccacagactCTGGTACTGTATGGCTCTGGTCTTAGCTATTCCACAGACTCTGGTACTGTATGGCTCTGGTcttagctataccacagactCTGCCATAGAAACAAACGGAGCATGGCTTTGTGTCTGTGGTTGTACCTTTACAAGGCAGAAAACCTTGTCTGTAGCCCAAAGCGTTCAAAACTAAAGACCAAATTTCCGGTGTAAAATGAAAATACAAATAAACCCTATACTAATAGAAAATAGATGGTGTGTACCCACAAGGCGGGAACCACTGTATTAGTGTACTGTACTCTATGTGGGTAGAGGAGATTTGGGTGTGCGTTTTTGTGTAGGAGGGTCAAATGAAAGTAtgagtcactgtgtgtgtgtgtgtgtgtgtgtgtgtgtgtgtgtgtgtgtgtgtgtgtgtgtgtgtgtgtgtgtgtgtgtgtgtgtgtgtgtgtgtgtgtgtgtgtgtgtgtgtgtgtggggggggggggttattcccGAACAGAAGGGCCAAAATGGGCCAAAGTCTCCCCCTCAGACAAACAGAGGCTGCTTAGAGAGAAGTGTCATGCTACTTTGTCTGTGCctgcctctccctgcctctcttgtTCTGTTGTTTTTCCATTTTCTATCAAAGGAAGACAGAACTGTCAGTAAAGAACTGTTGATTATTTATGTGCTACAAAGAATACTGAATGGGTTCTGATTTACTAATCATACATACAGAATTGATCACTTAACTGAGATGCTTTCAGTGTGAGGCAGGACAAAACAGATAGAAAACCATGTAATCTGGCTATAGACCCCCAGAATGCATAGCATGTAGTATAGGACAGTGGGGGCTGCTgacgggaggacagctcataataatggctggaatggagtcaatggagtggtatcaaacgcctggtttccatgtggttgataacattccactgactccattccagccattattaagaGCTTTCCtcacctcagcagcctccactggtataggAACATTAGTCAGAATCAATTAGGATTCTGTCTTTTCCATAGACTGCttgttgcttgtgtgtgtgtgtgtgtgtgtgtgtgtgtgtgtgtgtgtgtgtgtgtgtgtgtgtgtgtgtgtgtgtgtgtgtgtgtgtgtgtgtgtgtgtgtgtgtgtgtgtgtgtgtgtaccaaccTCTTATTGAGTGATACAAACACAACCAAGGGGGTGCACAGGGTCCTTTCAggtctaacacacagacacacacacacaccatgcactgCTGGGTGTGTATAGAGTTGAAACAGTGCTACAAGTCAGTGtctcagacagggacagagagtgagagaacggCTCCTGAAGAGCAGCCAAAAGCTGGCAGAGCCAACTCCCATCTGGCCAAACCTCCAGAACCCCTAACCAACcagccacagtgtgtgtgtgggcgtgtgtgaaAAGGGACACTGTTCACACCCGTTATTTGTGGAGGAGTGTGTTCTAGACTCAAAACTCCACTTGATGTCCAAGAACTATAACAATACAAAGAGAATATCCAAGCAACCATGTTTTGGAATCTAAAGTCCAGTCTTAGTTTTGTGGTCAATGGAGATGCTCTTttccgtagagagagagaagcccagtCAAAATATGTGGTTTAAAAGGCTCTCTACAAGTGAATGACTCTTCTATGGAGATCTCCAAAGTCTGTTTTTACCATTAAATCATAAAAAGCATAAAATCATATTTGGGTTACACTCTATGGGGTGTGTATTGCACACTAAACTATACCAGATGGTATTTAGTCAGTTCTTCCACTACCCACTAGAAGTTGAGGTAAACATAGCTATATGAGGCTGCCaataacgcacgcacgcacacacacacacacacacacacacacacacacacacacacacacacacacacaaggcagcTCAGAGGCAGCTTTACCTGCTATCCCTGGCCTCagtcacagtgccttcagaaagtattcacaccccttgacttgtttcacattttgttgtgttacagcctgaattcaaagttGATTAAATCATCAAAAAAaatatctcacccatctacacacagtaccccataatgacaaagtgaaataatgtttttagaaattatagcaaatttattgaaaatgaaatacagaacaatctaatttacataagtattcacacccctgagtcaatagatgttagaatcacattttggcagcaattacagctgtgagtctttctgggtaaatctcaaaTATTTGCCCATAAATTCCTCaagctttgtcaagttggttgttgatcattgcttgacagccattttgaagacttgccatagattttcaagacgatttaagtcaaaactgactagaccactcagggacattcaatgtcatcttggtaagcaactccagtgtgaatttggccttgtgctttaggttattgtcttgctgaaaggtgaattagttttgctgaaaggtgaattaatctcccagtgtctggtggaaagcagactgaacaaggttttcctctaggattttgtctgtgcttagcccCCTTCCATttcatttttatcctgaaaatatgaagagtggtactcggtaatgtgttgtattggatttgcccaaaacaaattgtattcaggacaaaaagttaattgcttttccacattttttgcaggattcctttagtgccttgttgcaaacaggattcatgttttgtaatatttgtgttctgtacaggcttccttcttttcactctgtcaattgggttagtattgtggagtaactacaatgttgctgagccatcctcagttttcttctaccacagccattaaactctgtaactgttttaaagtcaccattggcctcatggtgaatccctgagcagtttccttcctctgagttaggaaggatacctgtaagaatttgttcttaactgacttgctacatctttgtagtgactgggtgtattgatacaacattcaaagtgtagttaataacttcaccatactcaaaggaatATTCTATGTCTGCAAAGGAACattctatgttttttttatctaccagtaggtgcccttctttggcgaggcattggaaaacctccctgggctTTGTGAatgaatctgtatttgaaattcaccgctagactgagggaccttacagataattgtatgtgtggagtacagagatgagatagtcattcacaaatcatgttaaacactattattgcacacagagtgagtccatgctacttattatgtgacttgttaagcacatttgtactcATTAACGTATTTAGGCTCaccataacaaatgggttgaatacttattgactcaagaccttTCAGATTTTAAtatcatttgcaaacatttctaaaatcctaattccactttgacatgatgggctattgtgtgtaggctagtgacacaaaatctacatttaatccattttaaattcaggctgtagtacagcaaagtgtggaaaaagtcaaggggtatgaatactttatgaaggcactgtattttgcTTCCTATGTGTCTTAACAGAGGCACCTTGTGGACAAATGTAGGTATCTGGTTGTATTACATTTTCTTTGCCCTTCTCTAGCTTATGTGTGTGTTTTGCCCTGTTGCAGAATAACTACCTTGTGTTTATGCTGTGTTTTGCCCTGTTGCAGAATAACTACCTGGTGTTTATGCTGTGTTTTGCCCTGTTGCAGAATAACTACCTGGTGTTTATGCTGTGTTTTGCCCTGTTGCAGAATAACTACCTGGTGTTTATGCTGTGTTTTGCCCTGTTGCAGAATAACTACCTGGTGTTTATGGCAGAGCTGTTCTGGTGGTTTGAAGTGGTCAAGCCTTCGTTTGTACAGCCCAGAGTCTTTGACCCACAAGGTAAGCCAAAAAGGGTGATGCTGAAGATGATGATGGGATAATGAAGATAATCAACTGCATTGACATAGTATATTTCAGTTTCACCAGAATTCAGACCACGTCAACTACCTTTATTGACTTGAGTATCCTGACTGATTGGTGTTTGTTTGTCAGCCTGGGATCTAGCCCCGTCAGCAAGGGCTATGGCTCCTATCTGTAGCCCAGCCAAGCAGGACTTTGGAGACAGCCCAGAAGACAAAAGGTATGATTTAATATTGAGTGGACAAATGTAATAACCTGGAGTTATTTAATGTTCCCTTATTGAACAAGCTTGGGAAAGGTCGAGCGTATTCAACTTGGCAGTTACAGAAGGTGTGATTTTGAGCTTTAGCGTaattatctctctcgctctctctctctcaggcatcAACCAGACTCTGCTTCAGGTAAGAACACAGGAACTACCCCTTTTCTCAGAATCACAAACACTTATCTGTCAGAAGACTCTGAACTACTATTGGTTCTCCTTGATTTAGTCTCTGTGCGTGTGGAACTAACCTTTTTTTCCCTGTTTCGGGCAGGTGTGATAAAGAGGACGGCATCCATGAACTATGTGGACGGCTGTGTGGGGACGTGGCCTAAGGAAAGACGGTCTAGGGGCATCTCCTTTGAGATTCCTTTGGACGGGGATCCTAACGTCCCTCCCTGTTGGGGTCCCTCACTCCGGGGCCGCTCTGCCAGCACCGAGGGCCTGGGGGGGTTCAAAGTTCACCACGCACCCCAGGGGGACATGAGGCGCCACCTCTCCTTTCAGCCGGTCAGCGTCAACGGCCCTAGCAGCACCGCAGGACACATAACTGAGGAGGACTACAACAGGGACTCACCAAACTCCAAAAAAGCACTGGGGCGCGGGCAGACTCAGCCACACAAGAACCGGAACAGGTACTTATGATGGCTCTGACGGTAGGACATCCGAGTTGTGTGTACAAGGGATACATATGCTGAATAGAAATATGTTACTAACTGTTAGTTTCTTCTGATAAAAGTGTTTAATAAATTATCATACCGGTCTGTCAATCTAGATATTCCAATGGTGTTGTCAAAGAGAACGGCAATGGCGGCAGCGGCCCCGTCAGCCCGTCGAGCCCCCCTAGCATCGAGGAGGCTCTGAAGATCATCCACGACACAGAGAGGCCCCACGGCAGTCTGGGGCCCGGGGCCAACGGCTTCTTCCTCCACGATGGAGCTGAACCTTCAGACCCAGGTGACGACCCTGATGACTACCCAGGATCGGCTAAAGCCCGGGCAGACGAGGCCGACCCCTACTCAGCCTCTACGGAGGAAGTAGACACAGGGATCCACGTGAGGTCGGAGGACATCCAGGAGAGTTTGGACGAGGACAATTCTTCCCTCAGGGACTACTCTGATATGGATCCTGACTATGAGGCTATGACCCGATCCTGTCCCTTACcagaggggaatggagagaggggggtgaggagcAGCCCATACCCCAGCTCGGTGTCCCCAGCCCCTCTGTCTCATGCTCCCAGCCCTGCCTCGTCCTCGGGTGGTTTTGGCGGCGGACTGGTTCGCATGACCAGCTTCGCTGAGCAGAAGTTCCGTAAGCTGGAGGGGCAGAGCAGTGGAGGGACCACCCCCGAGAGCGCTGAACTCTACGTTCCCAATACGCCCCCCACACGAACTGCCACGCTCGAGGTCAGTAGAGAaactctacctctctttctctgtcactatgttaatgtctctaggactatctctctctctatgttaatGTCTCTtggactctcgctctctctctctctctcctctctctccattgatCTATTTCTCTGTCGCTCTTTCAACTCTTTTTGGTCCTACTCCGCATTTCTCTTTTGCTTTTTCTCGTACCTctcgcccttctctctctctctctctctctctctctctctctctctctctctctctctctctctctctctctctctctctctctctctctctctctctctctctctctctctctctctctctctctctctctctctctctctctctctctctctctctctctctctctctctctctctctctctctctctctctctctctctctctcagatcgaCAGCCCCACCCACCCAGCCCAGACCCCGGCCACGCCCTCTCCCAGAGATCACACCCACCTGTTGCCGTCAGAGATGGTGCACCTGAAGATGAAGCTGGAGGAGAAACGCAGAGCCATCGAGGCCCAGAAGAAGAAGGTATAGGCTCAATAATAACGCTTCAGAGAGTAACGCTTCAGAGAGTTTCTCGTCTTTGGCCGCGtctcaaacggcaccctattccctatttccatagggctctagtcagaagtagtgcactatgtagggaattgggtgccatgtCAGACGCACCCTCAATGTACAATCCAAAAAAAGAGCAGTCCAGTCAAATTATGCCAGCTAGTAATCAAACCTAATCAAACAAATCATTTGCACCATCATCTTGTTGGATAATTTGGTATGTTCATTGGTTCCCCAAAAAAATTGCAGAAATAATAAGACATTTTTTCTCTGTTACAGGTTGAGGCAGCGTTCACCCGGCATCGTCAGAAGATGGGCCGGACAGCCTTCCTCAACGTGGTGCGAAGGAAAGGGGTGACCCCCTCCCCCACCAGCCCCATCCCTGGGGGCCACGACCTGGACAAGCCCTCCCCAGATCGCTTCTTCACCCCTTCGGAAAGCCTGGGCCAGGCGGAGAGGTGCAAGCCCGATGGAGCCGCTCCCAAGTCCCCCTGCGAGGAGGGTGCAGGTAGTCACCACTATAGCTTCTGATAAAACCAACCTTTGTTTTCTACTTTTGGTTTCCTACTTTCTGGAGCAAATAGCCTGGTCCCAGCTCTGTTTTTGCTACGTTGCCAGCGTTGGcttgacaagacagcacaaaaTGATAGAGGGCCAGGCTAGGGAGCACGTGTACTGTTTTATGTGTAGTGTTTTCTGCACGTGTAATAGCCACCTTATGGACGAGAGGTGTCTGCTGTGTCATTCTCCAGGTGTCGGGCTTGGAGAGGTGGACCTGGGAGAGTACACTCGCTCCATCGAGAGGCTGAACACGTCCCTGGGGTTCCTGCAGACGGAGATGCAGCGGCTGGCCCAGCAGCAGGACAGGATCATGGCCATGAGAGAACAGCAACAGGCCTGGGTCATACCTCCTCCAGCGCCCTCACCACACAGGTATGGTCATCAATATCACATAAGTGGTACCCAAGACTGGCATGAGAATTGATAATGCGGACTAAAAATAGGTGCGTATAATATCGGATGAAGTTAAGATATTTCACCTAAAACCATTTATCATCATACTATTATCCCTAATTTAGGGTGATAAAAGCAGTTGTCGCAATACTATTATTGCGTAGTTAGTTATCATTGCAAATGTAAACTCTCCCTACAGGCAGCTCCGGGAGCTCCGCAGCAGCAGTGTAACTGGCCGGGGGTCCGTGGGGTCCTTGTCCCCAATCTTGTCCTCTGCAGGTGGTTCCCCCTGCACCGCCCACCGTTCCCCCGGCGGCCTCAAGCGCCGACCGGCCTCCTTCCATGCCAGCACCCCTCACACCCCACGCACCCCACGCCCCACCGAGCTCAAGGTAACCCCCTTTAGACGGATGCTCAACACCCCCACGTCCGTGGACAGTCTGCCCAGGCTGAGACGCTTCTCACCCAGCCAAACCCAGGTCACCTCCTTTGCCTACCTGGGACACGATGAAGGACCTGGAGCCACGGAGGGCATGGAGAGAGGGGCCACAGGGGGAACAGAGGAGCCCCAAAACCAAACCCAACCACCTGAGACCGAGGTAGCGGGGGCGGGGATAAGGAGTGTCGGCGCTCGTCCCTCCTCGCCCACTACAGAGCCAGccaaagacagagagaaggagaggaaggagaggagagatggagggaaaacGGAGAAGTTGGCAGAGGTGCTGTCTCAGCCAGTGAGAGACCTGATGGAGGTGCCGCTGTCGTTGCTGAAGCCTTTGGATGGACAGGGTCTAGAGacaagtggagagggggagaacagaggagagctgTACGGAGAGGACCAGAAAATGTGCTGTGGGTTCTTCTTCAAGGTAACAATGGGCTACACTGTACATTTCAGAATTGTGAGAGGACGGTACAAGTACTGTATGTAGCATGTTACGACAATGGGTTCATTGATCCATAGGTACTGTAACAGCAACACATGAACTATGCAAAGACTCATAAATTATGACTTCAAATGGGTCTTGGACAGTAATTGTGTGTACTGTATCTAGGATAAAGGGTGAGACAGCTCACATACTAATGCTAGAACAGTAGACTAATGAGCCATGCTAGGAGAATGGAGCCAGCAGAGCTACTGTAATGCCACTACAGAAGGGATAGCTAACAGTGTATTTGCTGGAACATACTATCAACTTCAACAGACACAAATGTTATTATCCCAGTCCAAAAATATCTGGAAATGAAGCCAACACTGTACAACATGCTCTTCGACTGATTAAAATGGGTCATATACACTGATTATAcctaacattaggaacaccttcctaatattgtgtcGGAAGCGTTCCACGGggctgctggcccatgttgactccaatgcagagtggtgtcaagttggctggatgtcctttgggtggtggaccattcttcatacacacgggaaactgttgagtgtggaaaacTCAGCAGCGTagaagttcttgacacaaaccggtgcgcctggcacctactaccgtaccccgttcaaagacacatttttttgtcttgcccattcaccctctgaatacacaatccatgtctcaattgtcacaagccttaaaaatcattctttaacctgtctcctgcccttcatctacactgactgaagtggatttaaaaagtgacatcaataagggataatagctttcacctggattcacctggtcagtctgtgtcatggtaagagcaggtgttcttaatgttttgtatactcatctGCCATGAATTCCCTCTGACATACATTTGACCAATCAGAGCTGAGAATGAGTGTTGATCTTTCAAGTGAGAGGATGTGACAGTGCTGTCTGATCTCATTTTGTCTCTGGCGCTACAAATAACCTAAGTTCCGCAAACTAGCCTTTATGTTGGCACCAAACGTTCCATGACAACAAGATTACAATTTCACAATCTAAGCAGAATGTTGATGTCATCGTGGCAGCCATTCAAATTCTAAACGTCAAGAACACAGTTTGCCAacctatttatatatatatatctgactCCGTCTCCACCCCACACCCCTCCAGGAcgatgggaagggagaggaggatatgGCGGTGAAGAGGGCTGCTCTGCTGgagaagagggtgaggagagagaaggagacgcaGGAGAAGAAACAGCAGCAGGAGCTGGAGCAGGAGCAGAAGAAGGAGGAAGCACGGTCAGTCTGGACCTCAAGGGCCCTGTACCTTTTCCACTGTTATGCTTGGTCTGAAAACTACCATTAGGGGCGAATCCTTACTCCCACTTCAAAGTTAGTCATGCATTGTTGTCAATGGGTGACTAAGTGGAAATGTGCCTGTTAGTAACTTCTCTTTAATTGGGTAATAAGTATTGAAGCTTCTCGTCTCTTCTGTCCCTCTTCCCTAGGCTGAAAGCGGAGGAGGAGCAGCAGAAGCGAGAGGACGACAAGCAGAGGAAAGATTACATAAAGAACGAGTACATGAGGAGGAAGCATTTGAAGCAGGTGGAGGATATGGATGTCAGGCCCCGCCATGGAAGTCTCAAAAAGAAGCCCCGCCCCAAATCCATGCACAGGGACGTCATGGAGTCACCCAAGCCACCCGCCAGAgccacaggtaacacacactcttagacacacacgcatacatacaaatgcatacacacacacacacacacacacacacacaactacacatgCTCATGttacacatacagtgagggaaaaaagtatttgatcccctgctgattttgtacgtttgcccactgacaaagaaatgatcagtctttcattttaatggtaggtttatttgaacagtgagagacagaataacaacaataaaatccagaaaaacgcatgtcaaaaatgttataaattgatttgcattttaatgagggaaataagtatttgacccctctgcaaaacatgacttagtacttggtggcaaaacccttgttggcaatcacagaggtcagacgtttcttgtagttggccaccaggtttgcacacatctcaggaggaattttgtccccctccactttgcagatcttctccaagtcattaaggtttcgaggctgacgtttggcaactcgaaccttcagctccctccaccagattttctatgggattaaggtctagagactggctaggctactccaggaccttaatgtgcttcttcttgagccactcctttgttgccttggccgtgtattttgggtcattgtcatgctggaatacccatccacgacccattttcaatgccctgactgagggaaggaggttcgtCCCTTTGAGCGGTGTTTCCACCTCCaggt
Above is a window of Salmo salar chromosome ssa03, Ssal_v3.1, whole genome shotgun sequence DNA encoding:
- the camsap2b gene encoding calmodulin-regulated spectrin-associated protein 2 isoform X1; the protein is MSDAADTKGSRRTFIVPSIKAFDHYDFTRAKIYCSLTWLVAKAFGSDAVPEELADPFYRDQYSQEHLKPPVACLLLSAELYCRAGSLILRSDAVKPLLGHNAIIQALAQKGLYVTDQDRLVTERDLTGTPIHMSSHLALIDTLMMAYTVEMVSVERVMACVHRYSSPPNDLSSHPDGYIRDLPYDTEDAVTTWINKVNEHLREILVEEQRLRESSCPESTATSSQRARYRREHAKQRSAPSLPLVDNLLKDNTDGCALAALIHFYCPTSVRLEDICLKETMSLADSLYNLQLVQEFCRDNLNHCCHFSLEDMLYAHSSIKNNYLVFMAELFWWFEVVKPSFVQPRVFDPQAWDLAPSARAMAPICSPAKQDFGDSPEDKRHQPDSASGVIKRTASMNYVDGCVGTWPKERRSRGISFEIPLDGDPNVPPCWGPSLRGRSASTEGLGGFKVHHAPQGDMRRHLSFQPVSVNGPSSTAGHITEEDYNRDSPNSKKALGRGQTQPHKNRNRYSNGVVKENGNGGSGPVSPSSPPSIEEALKIIHDTERPHGSLGPGANGFFLHDGAEPSDPGDDPDDYPGSAKARADEADPYSASTEEVDTGIHVRSEDIQESLDEDNSSLRDYSDMDPDYEAMTRSCPLPEGNGERGVRSSPYPSSVSPAPLSHAPSPASSSGGFGGGLVRMTSFAEQKFRKLEGQSSGGTTPESAELYVPNTPPTRTATLEIDSPTHPAQTPATPSPRDHTHLLPSEMVHLKMKLEEKRRAIEAQKKKVEAAFTRHRQKMGRTAFLNVVRRKGVTPSPTSPIPGGHDLDKPSPDRFFTPSESLGQAERCKPDGAAPKSPCEEGAGVGLGEVDLGEYTRSIERLNTSLGFLQTEMQRLAQQQDRIMAMREQQQAWVIPPPAPSPHRQLRELRSSSVTGRGSVGSLSPILSSAGGSPCTAHRSPGGLKRRPASFHASTPHTPRTPRPTELKVTPFRRMLNTPTSVDSLPRLRRFSPSQTQVTSFAYLGHDEGPGATEGMERGATGGTEEPQNQTQPPETEVAGAGIRSVGARPSSPTTEPAKDREKERKERRDGGKTEKLAEVLSQPVRDLMEVPLSLLKPLDGQGLETSGEGENRGELYGEDQKMCCGFFFKDDGKGEEDMAVKRAALLEKRVRREKETQEKKQQQELEQEQKKEEARLKAEEEQQKREDDKQRKDYIKNEYMRRKHLKQVEDMDVRPRHGSLKKKPRPKSMHRDVMESPKPPARATGTRPRGFSVSSMSLASLNLVDNDSNAGDKRIPSKLGTVRGHISFFLSSPKERKGRPDSARPDSARPDSAEGNLSSCPSRNGEKDWENESTTSSTPSNQEYTGPKLYKEPSAKSNKHIIQNALAHCCLAGKVNEGQKNKIIDEMERSGANNFLVLFRDTGCQFRSVYTYCPETEEITKLAGIGPKSITAKMIEGLYKYNSDRKQFSHIPAKTMSASVDAIIIAPHLWQTKKQGTPKKLGSLK
- the camsap2b gene encoding calmodulin-regulated spectrin-associated protein 2 isoform X2; the protein is MSDAADTKGSRRTFIVPSIKAFDHYDFTRAKIYCSLTWLVAKAFGSDAVPEELADPFYRDQYSQEHLKPPVACLLLSAELYCRAGSLILRSDAVKPLLGHNAIIQALAQKGLYVTDQDRLVTERDLTGTPIHMSSHLALIDTLMMAYTVEMVSVERVMACVHRYSSPPNDLSSHPDGYIRDLPYDTEDAVTTWINKVNEHLREILVEEQRLRESSCPESTATSSQRARYRREHAKQRSAPSLPLVDNLLKDNTDGCALAALIHFYCPTSVRLEDICLKETMSLADSLYNLQLVQEFCRDNLNHCCHFSLEDMLYAHSSIKNNYLVFMAELFWWFEVVKPSFVQPRVFDPQAWDLAPSARAMAPICSPAKQDFGDSPEDKRHQPDSASGVIKRTASMNYVDGCVGTWPKERRSRGISFEIPLDGDPNVPPCWGPSLRGRSASTEGLGGFKVHHAPQGDMRRHLSFQPVSVNGPSSTAGHITEEDYNRDSPNSKKALGRGQTQPHKNRNRYSNGVVKENGNGGSGPVSPSSPPSIEEALKIIHDTERPHGSLGPGANGFFLHDGAEPSDPGDDPDDYPGSAKARADEADPYSASTEEVDTGIHVRSEDIQESLDEDNSSLRDYSDMDPDYEAMTRSCPLPEGNGERGVRSSPYPSSVSPAPLSHAPSPASSSGGFGGGLVRMTSFAEQKFRKLEGQSSGGTTPESAELYVPNTPPTRTATLEIDSPTHPAQTPATPSPRDHTHLLPSEMVHLKMKLEEKRRAIEAQKKKVEAAFTRHRQKMGRTAFLNVVRRKGVTPSPTSPIPGGHDLDKPSPDRFFTPSESLGQAERCKPDGAAPKSPCEEGAGVGLGEVDLGEYTRSIERLNTSLGFLQTEMQRLAQQQDRIMAMREQQQAWVIPPPAPSPHRQLRELRSSSVTGRGSVGSLSPILSSAGGSPCTAHRSPGGLKRRPASFHASTPHTPRTPRPTELKVTPFRRMLNTPTSVDSLPRLRRFSPSQTQVTSFAYLGHDEGPGATEGMERGATGGTEEPQNQTQPPETEVAGAGIRSVGARPSSPTTEPAKDREKERKERRDGGKTEKLAEVLSQPVRDLMEVPLSLLKPLDGQGLETSGEGENRGELYGEDQKMCCGFFFKDDGKGEEDMAVKRAALLEKRVRREKETQEKKQQQELEQEQKKEEARLKAEEEQQKREDDKQRKDYIKNEYMRRKHLKQVEDMDVRPRHGSLKKKPRPKSMHRDVMESPKPPARATGTRPRGFSVSSMSLASLNLVDNDSNAGDKRIPRPDSARPDSARPDSAEGNLSSCPSRNGEKDWENESTTSSTPSNQEYTGPKLYKEPSAKSNKHIIQNALAHCCLAGKVNEGQKNKIIDEMERSGANNFLVLFRDTGCQFRSVYTYCPETEEITKLAGIGPKSITAKMIEGLYKYNSDRKQFSHIPAKTMSASVDAIIIAPHLWQTKKQGTPKKLGSLK